Proteins from a genomic interval of Cardiobacteriaceae bacterium TAE3-ERU3:
- a CDS encoding nitronate monooxygenase — protein MSGLSNALTKLTQTNQPIWQAPLPFDLIPAHVAGTISAHGALGAIRIGEHSNKNDLTAAIEAYKLHHNHPAFCFAHALPNTDTALANQDEYQHLFAQAGLETSQIGQPDTFSELLEIAINSQPRAIGFAQGLPQRHDLERIRTASILTFAICHSVAEAVVAEDQGIDIVVLQGDEAGGLHSHFPNTLPQQPQNVLTLLKQARELVSCPLVVWGDFPQGRDIVAAIISGAQAVMIDRPLLSCNEIELNESQRTQLQTQNETQSLISDQFSTLPMRLLPNPLTERLHSDHPQREIILHEILRRRPEWRPLCVSPTLCKQYSTISDCFNAYQQDIAQYLA, from the coding sequence ATGTCTGGATTAAGCAACGCACTTACCAAACTTACGCAAACCAACCAGCCGATTTGGCAAGCACCGCTGCCATTTGATCTAATTCCTGCACATGTAGCTGGAACAATCAGTGCGCACGGCGCATTGGGCGCAATAAGAATTGGTGAGCATAGTAACAAGAATGATCTAACAGCAGCTATCGAAGCTTATAAACTACATCACAACCACCCTGCTTTCTGCTTCGCTCATGCCCTACCCAATACTGATACTGCCTTAGCTAACCAAGATGAATATCAGCACCTTTTCGCACAAGCGGGATTGGAAACATCGCAAATTGGTCAGCCTGATACATTTTCAGAACTACTCGAGATAGCGATTAACAGCCAACCTCGCGCTATTGGCTTTGCTCAAGGTCTTCCCCAAAGACACGACTTGGAACGTATCCGTACAGCATCAATACTCACATTTGCCATTTGCCACAGTGTTGCCGAAGCTGTTGTCGCAGAAGATCAGGGAATAGATATCGTTGTTCTGCAAGGTGATGAAGCGGGAGGCTTACACAGCCACTTCCCAAATACATTACCGCAACAACCACAAAACGTATTGACTTTGCTCAAGCAAGCCCGCGAACTTGTCTCCTGCCCGCTTGTTGTATGGGGTGATTTCCCTCAAGGCCGAGATATTGTCGCAGCAATCATTTCTGGAGCCCAAGCGGTTATGATTGATCGACCACTGCTTTCTTGTAATGAAATAGAGCTAAATGAATCCCAGCGCACCCAACTACAAACTCAGAATGAAACACAAAGTCTCATCAGTGATCAATTCAGCACGCTTCCCATGCGCTTACTGCCTAACCCATTGACGGAACGCTTACACAGCGACCACCCTCAGCGTGAAATCATTTTGCATGAGATTCTACGCCGCAGACCGGAGTGGCGTCCGTTATGTGTTTCCCCAACACTATGTAAGCAGTATTCAACCATCAGTGACTGCTTCAATGCCTACCAGCAGGATATCGCACAATACCTCGCCTAA
- the exbD gene encoding TonB system transport protein ExbD: MKKFDQINVIPFIDIMLVLLAIVLMTASFISQGKIKVSVPEAETATAVTADDISGHYITVTSEGIYYLNDLATDIESLSTDMATWSQTSPVTLKIDANAVFNEFIQISDLLRKYQLNNVQVITLPKAE, translated from the coding sequence ATGAAAAAATTCGACCAGATCAACGTCATTCCCTTCATTGATATCATGCTGGTACTGCTTGCAATTGTCTTGATGACAGCAAGCTTCATCTCGCAGGGTAAAATTAAAGTTAGTGTTCCTGAAGCTGAAACAGCTACAGCTGTCACTGCAGATGATATAAGTGGCCACTATATTACTGTAACAAGTGAAGGCATTTATTATCTCAACGATTTAGCTACTGATATCGAATCACTAAGTACCGATATGGCAACATGGTCACAAACTTCGCCTGTAACACTCAAAATAGACGCTAATGCCGTATTTAATGAGTTCATACAAATTAGCGACTTACTTAGAAAATATCAGCTCAATAATGTACAAGTCATCACCTTGCCTAAAGCAGAATGA
- a CDS encoding EAL domain-containing protein — MNSYGTLEHCKIILVSQNMEWNHIFFRNLKSEYVVEEQTCDQVWQVKDLLKKDIPDILIMVGNEAENVLKLKKQNANVSANIPILAVTEKNCNDFIKAGADYCIKPVDILSAVKHTVQVIEDNKRLKKIDELKCQCDALSQLNNALYQYSPDPLCYIQDGLFIDANKAFLDCFAIKDKSELDDLTLLSLVTPKSEKALKILLKTASGHNLSASDSFEIQTQSGTKKTLQCTASQVNFYGEEAVQLNWREVNQAGGVAVSTDRTTGLMGFSAIQQLLANQRKDNKSAESLGIWIFLWLENYREIWGQDGYDAAELLMHSVAKSVTRFMPPSTIATRFNDDCLILLAQGERHVAIERMEKLITQLQGEIPEGIDRMVHPEVYTLVDTVSPEMTDSQLLSSSFRAVKALSMSQSQDHLTTGNTNKLSRNDERKILQLQKIIDDQRLKVKYLPISHLEADGVPRFGVELDVELDADQGDDFELDSLVAVAERQNMSKVLDELKVNAFIQDVLCFDGNQRAINGYIGLTSSSVQDQTFVDWLISQFKQTGIAPEQATFEITLDTALNTFSGALNFTNNMRKYGSHVAITEIGRFDDDVKELLEKIGPDVLKLDMREIDTFEDEEEERFMAAVKNHAEEYGQTIIVDYMESPAQLSRVWPYDLQLLQGEGMVSAVDSFEYDFSEPLF, encoded by the coding sequence ATGAATTCATACGGAACTTTGGAACACTGCAAAATTATTCTTGTTAGCCAGAATATGGAATGGAACCATATTTTCTTTCGGAATCTGAAAAGTGAATATGTAGTGGAAGAGCAAACTTGTGATCAAGTTTGGCAGGTTAAAGACCTACTAAAAAAAGACATTCCTGATATTCTCATCATGGTGGGTAATGAAGCTGAGAATGTATTAAAACTAAAAAAACAAAATGCTAATGTATCAGCCAATATTCCAATATTGGCTGTGACTGAAAAAAATTGTAACGATTTTATCAAAGCGGGTGCGGACTACTGTATAAAACCAGTAGATATATTAAGTGCTGTTAAACACACAGTACAAGTTATTGAAGACAATAAACGTCTAAAAAAAATTGATGAATTGAAATGTCAATGTGATGCTTTGTCACAATTAAACAATGCTTTATACCAATATTCACCTGATCCTCTTTGCTATATTCAAGATGGGTTGTTTATAGATGCAAATAAAGCGTTTTTAGATTGCTTTGCGATTAAAGATAAGTCGGAACTTGATGATTTGACGTTGCTAAGCTTAGTGACACCAAAGTCAGAGAAAGCCTTAAAGATATTATTAAAGACGGCATCGGGACATAATTTGAGTGCCAGTGATTCTTTTGAGATCCAAACCCAAAGTGGTACAAAAAAAACGTTACAGTGTACTGCGAGTCAGGTTAATTTTTATGGAGAAGAAGCTGTTCAACTCAATTGGAGGGAAGTAAACCAAGCTGGTGGGGTAGCTGTTAGTACTGATAGAACAACAGGTTTGATGGGCTTTAGTGCCATACAACAATTATTGGCGAATCAGCGTAAAGATAATAAATCTGCTGAGTCACTCGGTATTTGGATTTTTTTGTGGCTAGAAAATTATAGAGAGATTTGGGGGCAAGATGGCTATGATGCTGCTGAGCTATTAATGCATAGTGTTGCTAAAAGCGTCACACGTTTTATGCCACCGTCAACTATTGCAACACGTTTTAATGACGACTGCCTAATCCTATTGGCTCAAGGAGAACGCCATGTAGCGATTGAGCGTATGGAAAAGTTGATTACTCAATTACAAGGAGAAATTCCAGAAGGTATTGATCGAATGGTGCATCCGGAAGTCTATACATTAGTTGATACGGTTTCTCCTGAAATGACGGATAGCCAGCTATTGTCTAGCAGTTTTAGGGCGGTTAAGGCTCTATCAATGAGCCAGAGTCAAGACCATTTGACGACAGGAAATACCAATAAACTGTCGCGTAATGATGAACGAAAGATATTGCAGTTGCAAAAAATTATTGATGATCAAAGGCTGAAAGTTAAATATTTACCTATTAGTCATCTTGAAGCAGATGGTGTGCCACGCTTTGGTGTTGAGTTAGATGTGGAGTTAGATGCCGATCAGGGGGATGATTTTGAATTAGATAGTTTGGTTGCTGTAGCTGAGCGGCAAAATATGAGTAAAGTACTTGATGAACTTAAAGTAAATGCATTTATTCAAGATGTTCTTTGTTTTGATGGAAATCAACGCGCTATTAATGGTTATATCGGGTTGACTTCTTCATCAGTTCAAGACCAAACTTTCGTTGACTGGCTGATTAGCCAATTCAAACAGACGGGCATTGCCCCAGAACAAGCTACTTTTGAAATCACTCTCGACACAGCGTTGAACACATTTAGTGGAGCCCTAAACTTTACTAACAATATGCGTAAATATGGCAGCCATGTGGCAATAACCGAAATTGGTCGCTTTGATGATGATGTGAAAGAGCTATTGGAAAAAATTGGGCCTGATGTGCTTAAGCTTGATATGCGCGAAATTGATACCTTTGAAGATGAAGAAGAAGAGCGCTTCATGGCTGCCGTTAAAAATCATGCTGAAGAATATGGGCAAACGATTATTGTCGATTATATGGAATCACCAGCACAGCTTTCCCGCGTGTGGCCTTATGATTTACAATTACTCCAGGGTGAAGGTATGGTTAGTGCGGTGGATAGCTTTGAATATGACTTTAGTGAGCCATTGTTTTAA
- the exbB gene encoding TonB-system energizer ExbB: MVYIEYTYIYSTNLSLVEYIVSYLELIKTNLDLVIFAVLGLMSIIMLWKTIERYWFLSQINLDNYKDIHLLDNDLEKGLNPIYTIGANAPYVGLLGTVIGILITFYDMGQAGGDIDAGEIMIGLALALKATALGILVAIPSVIFYNMLSHKVSVRRNQWLSKQAQKTP; this comes from the coding sequence ATGGTTTACATTGAATACACATATATTTATAGTACAAACCTCAGCCTTGTGGAGTACATCGTGAGTTATCTAGAATTAATAAAAACCAATCTTGATTTGGTTATTTTTGCTGTTCTGGGCTTAATGAGCATCATTATGTTATGGAAAACAATAGAGCGTTACTGGTTTCTCAGCCAGATTAACCTCGATAACTATAAAGACATTCATCTTCTGGATAATGATCTAGAAAAGGGGCTTAACCCGATTTACACCATTGGCGCGAATGCACCCTACGTAGGCCTACTTGGTACAGTTATCGGTATTCTGATTACCTTTTATGATATGGGTCAAGCTGGTGGTGACATTGATGCAGGTGAAATTATGATTGGACTTGCACTGGCTTTAAAAGCAACGGCATTAGGTATATTAGTCGCCATTCCTTCTGTAATTTTTTACAACATGTTATCACATAAAGTCTCTGTTAGACGCAACCAATGGCTGTCAAAGCAAGCACAGAAAACACCGTAA
- the tolA gene encoding cell envelope integrity protein TolA: protein MRNFVSFLLSLIINLIIIGGIYLLSNQPMPDKTDLGEAMLTWEWITEPEPVIEPSPIAEKPEPESEPVVEPEHKPESEFPPKEVIKQPKCAPELSASEAEKKAFNPDPDCPPDIIAEYEQKRLEQKLESERLQKLERERQQKLERERQQKLERERQQKLERERQQKRERQQKLERERQQKLERERQQKLERERQQKLERERQQKLERERQQKLERESQAQQQSTSNVNPFGNLDYATSGSAVNSSGTLGQSGQGQSGKAGGTPQGTGTRNGGGSGQSKGTSANTIASYTNGLRAAIERNQRYPRRVQRMGITGQAVVSFTVQPNGSLTNVRLSRSSGNSSLDQEAVDTVKRTGQYKPTPTGNAMPLSIPINFTLR from the coding sequence ATGCGTAATTTTGTATCCTTTCTTCTCTCGCTAATCATCAATCTAATAATCATTGGTGGGATTTATTTACTTTCAAATCAACCAATGCCTGATAAAACCGACCTCGGCGAAGCCATGTTAACTTGGGAGTGGATTACTGAACCTGAGCCAGTTATTGAACCTTCCCCTATTGCAGAGAAGCCTGAGCCAGAATCTGAACCGGTTGTAGAACCGGAACATAAACCTGAGTCTGAATTTCCACCCAAAGAAGTTATTAAGCAACCGAAGTGTGCACCGGAATTATCAGCATCTGAGGCAGAGAAAAAAGCATTTAACCCTGATCCTGACTGCCCTCCGGATATTATCGCTGAATACGAACAAAAACGCTTAGAGCAGAAGCTCGAGAGCGAGCGGCTGCAGAAGCTTGAACGTGAGAGACAGCAGAAGCTTGAGCGTGAGCGACAGCAGAAGCTTGAGCGTGAGCGACAGCAGAAGCTTGAGCGTGAGCGACAGCAGAAGCGTGAGCGACAGCAGAAGCTTGAGCGTGAGCGACAGCAGAAGCTTGAGCGTGAGCGACAGCAGAAGCTTGAGCGTGAGCGACAGCAGAAGCTTGAGCGTGAGCGACAGCAGAAGCTTGAGCGTGAGAGACAGCAAAAGCTTGAGCGTGAAAGCCAAGCTCAACAACAATCAACGTCAAACGTAAATCCTTTTGGTAATCTTGACTATGCCACATCAGGCAGCGCTGTTAATTCATCTGGCACTCTGGGTCAAAGTGGCCAAGGCCAAAGCGGCAAGGCAGGTGGCACACCTCAAGGAACAGGAACTCGCAATGGAGGCGGCAGTGGTCAATCTAAAGGAACATCTGCTAACACTATCGCATCTTATACAAATGGGCTACGTGCTGCCATTGAACGCAACCAACGATACCCAAGACGTGTTCAACGCATGGGTATTACTGGACAAGCTGTAGTAAGCTTTACGGTACAGCCTAATGGATCTTTAACTAATGTTCGCCTCAGCCGTTCCTCTGGGAATAGCTCGCTAGATCAAGAAGCAGTAGATACAGTAAAACGTACCGGGCAATATAAACCAACGCCAACAGGCAATGCGATGCCCCTGTCAATTCCAATCAATTTCACGCTAAGATAG
- a CDS encoding alpha-hydroxy-acid oxidizing protein encodes MDKITCIEDLRKVAKHRVPNMFYDYADSGSWTETTYRNNEKAFADIKLRQRVAVDMSNRSTKTKMIGEDVAMPVAIAPTGLTGMQHADGEILAAQAAEKFGVPFTLSTMSVCSIEDIAKHTSKPFWFQLYVMKDEEFLNNIIDRAKAANCSALMITLDLQVLGQRHKDIKNGLSTPPKPTIKNMLNLATKPYWCWNMLQTKRRSFGNIVGHAKNVSDLSSLSSWTAEQFDPRLSWDDVARIKDRWGGKIIIKGIMEPEDAELAVKSGADSLIVSNHGGRQLDGAPPTIDKLPQIVESVGSDIEVWMDSGIRSGQDVLKAWALGARGTMIGRSFLYGLGAYGREGVEKALSLIHNELDVTMAFCGHTNIHDVDSSILQPGTFPTADLYTENAVGSKHSERSV; translated from the coding sequence ATTGACAAAATCACCTGTATTGAAGACTTGCGCAAAGTAGCCAAGCATCGCGTACCGAATATGTTTTACGACTATGCTGATTCAGGCTCATGGACTGAGACTACATATCGCAATAATGAAAAAGCATTTGCCGATATCAAGTTACGCCAGCGTGTCGCGGTTGATATGTCTAACCGTTCGACCAAAACCAAAATGATCGGTGAAGATGTTGCCATGCCCGTTGCCATTGCGCCAACAGGACTGACTGGTATGCAGCACGCTGATGGAGAAATTCTCGCGGCTCAAGCGGCAGAAAAGTTTGGCGTACCTTTTACACTCTCTACAATGAGTGTCTGCTCAATTGAGGATATTGCGAAGCATACCAGTAAGCCGTTCTGGTTCCAGCTTTATGTGATGAAAGACGAAGAGTTCCTCAACAATATTATTGATCGTGCCAAGGCGGCAAATTGCTCAGCATTGATGATCACACTTGATTTGCAGGTGCTTGGTCAGCGTCATAAGGATATTAAGAATGGTTTGTCTACACCGCCAAAGCCAACCATAAAGAATATGCTCAATCTGGCAACCAAGCCTTACTGGTGCTGGAATATGTTACAAACCAAGCGTCGCAGCTTCGGGAACATCGTTGGGCACGCAAAAAACGTCAGTGATTTGAGTTCACTGTCTTCTTGGACTGCTGAGCAGTTTGATCCGCGTTTGTCGTGGGATGACGTTGCTCGGATCAAGGATCGCTGGGGTGGTAAGATCATTATTAAAGGGATTATGGAGCCGGAAGATGCCGAACTGGCGGTGAAAAGTGGTGCGGATTCATTGATCGTTTCTAACCATGGCGGTCGTCAGCTTGATGGCGCGCCACCGACAATCGATAAGTTACCACAGATTGTTGAGTCGGTTGGTAGTGATATCGAAGTATGGATGGATAGCGGTATTCGCAGCGGACAAGACGTACTAAAAGCTTGGGCTTTGGGCGCACGCGGTACGATGATTGGCCGTTCATTCTTGTATGGTCTTGGTGCTTATGGTCGTGAAGGCGTGGAGAAAGCCTTGAGCCTGATCCATAATGAGTTGGATGTGACTATGGCATTTTGTGGTCACACCAATATCCACGATGTTGATTCGTCTATTTTACAGCCGGGTACGTTCCCAACGGCAGATTTGTACACGGAAAATGCTGTTGGATCGAAACACAGTGAACGTAGTGTGTAA
- a CDS encoding NCS2 family permease: protein MLEKLFQLREHCTNIRTEVIAGFTTFLTMAYILFVNPDILSQAGMDFGAVFMATCLAAAIGCFIMGFFANLPIALAPGMGLNAFFTYTVVLDMGHSWQVALGCVFLSGIAFVLISIFKIREWLINAIPHTLKKAIAAGIGAFLAFIALKSAGIIVSNPATFVGLGDITAYAPAMMIACFFLIIFFERFRVPGGVMLAILLISIVGLFTGHTEYHGIVSAPPSIAPTFLQLDIAGAFDAAMISVIFAFFFVDLFDTTGTIIGVTEKAGLTQNGKIPNLKKALLADSGATIVGAGLGTSNTTSFIESTAGVAAGGRTGLVAVVVGILFLLSMFFSPLAGMVPGYATAGAIFYVAVLMMYTLAHIDWTDLSEAAPVAVTFLMMPLTFSIAEGITLGFITFTAAKLVTGRWRELNIAVWVLTLVLLARLVFMG, encoded by the coding sequence ATGCTGGAAAAGCTTTTCCAACTGCGCGAGCACTGCACTAATATTCGTACTGAAGTCATAGCTGGGTTCACAACCTTCCTGACCATGGCTTATATACTATTTGTTAACCCCGATATCCTCAGTCAAGCCGGCATGGACTTTGGGGCAGTCTTTATGGCAACGTGCCTTGCAGCAGCGATTGGCTGTTTCATCATGGGCTTTTTCGCTAATCTGCCTATCGCTCTTGCACCTGGCATGGGTCTCAATGCATTTTTTACCTATACCGTCGTCCTTGATATGGGGCACAGTTGGCAAGTCGCACTCGGCTGCGTTTTCTTGTCCGGTATTGCATTCGTTTTAATCAGTATTTTCAAAATTCGCGAATGGTTGATTAACGCCATTCCGCACACGCTCAAAAAAGCTATTGCAGCTGGCATTGGTGCCTTCCTCGCCTTTATTGCCTTGAAAAGCGCCGGCATTATCGTGTCCAACCCTGCGACCTTTGTCGGCTTGGGCGACATCACTGCCTACGCACCGGCCATGATGATTGCCTGCTTTTTCCTGATCATCTTTTTCGAGCGCTTCCGCGTACCGGGCGGTGTCATGCTCGCCATCTTGCTGATTTCTATTGTTGGTCTATTTACCGGTCACACTGAGTATCACGGTATCGTTTCCGCACCGCCATCAATTGCTCCCACATTTTTGCAGCTTGATATTGCTGGTGCCTTTGACGCAGCGATGATCAGCGTTATTTTTGCCTTCTTCTTCGTCGACTTGTTCGACACTACCGGCACCATCATCGGCGTGACCGAAAAAGCCGGACTCACCCAAAATGGCAAAATTCCTAACCTCAAAAAAGCCCTGCTTGCAGACAGTGGTGCGACTATTGTTGGCGCAGGTCTCGGTACATCAAACACCACCAGCTTTATCGAAAGTACTGCTGGCGTTGCCGCAGGTGGACGCACTGGTCTAGTTGCCGTGGTCGTTGGTATTTTATTCCTGCTCAGCATGTTCTTCTCGCCATTGGCGGGCATGGTGCCGGGTTATGCTACAGCTGGCGCGATCTTCTACGTCGCTGTATTAATGATGTACACCCTTGCCCATATTGACTGGACGGATTTAAGCGAAGCTGCTCCAGTCGCGGTGACTTTCCTCATGATGCCACTCACCTTCTCAATTGCAGAAGGGATCACGCTTGGCTTTATCACCTTTACCGCGGCCAAACTTGTCACTGGTCGTTGGCGTGAACTCAATATCGCAGTTTGGGTATTGACCCTAGTGTTATTGGCTCGCCTCGTATTTATGGGCTAA
- the mnmC gene encoding bifunctional tRNA (5-methylaminomethyl-2-thiouridine)(34)-methyltransferase MnmD/FAD-dependent 5-carboxymethylaminomethyl-2-thiouridine(34) oxidoreductase MnmC, translating into MPTHQLSPAELEWRNGAPFSIHYGDIFYNPEDGFAESDHTFINGNDLARRFSELNTNGLFTIGEIGFGSGLNFINTSAKFLQWAPPHSHLYYISTEKHPWQCADLQKLHQNWPLAEIRQALYRQYPDCAPGFHQLKLHSRVTLLLLWGDVAETLPELQAKVDAWFLDGFAPGKNPQCWTPELCAHLSRCSHPQTTAATFSAARAVREALTQAGFKIEKSKGFGRKRDMLTATCTTPNSDHPFWTDLPPLHPVTKIAVIGAGIAGSTTARALAESGHQVTIFSTPEHTAGSAVPLAVPYLQPSTNDTPQRRYQLNAWHSAMRYYLNHDEHITKMPVVRHGDAQKHHIIYDQKLLSDQEWQLDPKGNLVFNNIGAIHLPNLCHELRQHQNINYAVSSLKALQQQENGWLIGNELYSHVIICTGWQTELVPEKNLHRAIRPLRGQATLFNSETLPAHITCADHTIIPDIRQSRIYCGASYDPNDAELRPRATDDADNLSALQRHYPELELKQCDHFVAIRGATRDYLPLVGPIATTASALHHYAKWAHDARKPIHATLEHYPGLYIHAGLGSKGCTHAFLNAELITAMINAAPLPLPRSLLTHLLPARFTIRAIIRRQYLNPIDY; encoded by the coding sequence ATGCCAACGCACCAACTCTCACCTGCTGAGCTTGAATGGCGTAATGGTGCGCCATTTAGCATCCACTATGGTGATATTTTTTACAACCCGGAAGACGGCTTTGCAGAAAGCGACCACACTTTTATTAATGGCAATGATCTAGCTCGGCGCTTTAGCGAGCTCAACACCAATGGATTATTTACCATCGGTGAAATTGGCTTCGGCAGTGGGCTCAACTTCATTAATACTTCTGCAAAATTTCTTCAGTGGGCACCACCACACAGCCATCTATATTACATCAGTACCGAGAAGCACCCGTGGCAATGTGCTGACTTACAAAAACTACATCAAAACTGGCCACTAGCTGAAATACGCCAAGCGTTGTATCGCCAGTATCCAGATTGCGCGCCCGGCTTTCATCAATTAAAGCTCCACTCACGCGTAACATTATTACTGCTTTGGGGCGACGTTGCTGAAACCTTGCCAGAATTGCAGGCAAAGGTTGATGCATGGTTCCTAGACGGCTTTGCACCGGGGAAAAATCCACAATGTTGGACGCCTGAGTTATGTGCACATTTAAGCCGTTGCAGCCATCCACAAACCACTGCAGCGACATTCAGTGCTGCACGTGCTGTGCGCGAAGCATTAACCCAGGCCGGCTTCAAGATTGAAAAAAGCAAAGGCTTTGGGCGCAAACGCGACATGCTTACCGCCACCTGTACCACACCCAATAGTGATCACCCTTTTTGGACTGACTTACCCCCCTTACATCCTGTCACCAAAATTGCAGTCATCGGTGCCGGCATTGCAGGCAGCACTACCGCACGAGCACTTGCCGAAAGTGGGCATCAAGTCACTATTTTTTCAACACCGGAGCATACTGCGGGCAGCGCCGTGCCACTCGCAGTTCCGTACTTACAGCCATCCACTAACGACACACCACAACGCCGCTATCAATTAAATGCTTGGCATAGTGCCATGCGCTACTACTTAAATCATGATGAACACATCACTAAAATGCCTGTGGTTCGCCATGGCGACGCACAAAAACATCATATAATTTACGATCAAAAGCTGCTCAGTGATCAAGAGTGGCAACTTGATCCCAAAGGCAACCTTGTATTTAACAATATTGGTGCTATCCACCTACCAAACCTCTGCCACGAACTGCGCCAACACCAAAACATCAACTATGCAGTCTCATCGCTAAAAGCACTACAGCAGCAAGAAAATGGCTGGCTTATTGGCAACGAACTATATTCACACGTCATCATATGCACTGGCTGGCAAACAGAACTCGTGCCAGAAAAGAACCTGCACCGCGCCATTCGACCTTTGCGAGGCCAAGCCACACTGTTTAACAGCGAGACATTACCAGCACACATCACTTGTGCCGACCACACCATCATTCCAGACATACGCCAATCACGAATTTATTGTGGTGCCAGCTACGATCCTAATGATGCCGAACTCAGGCCAAGAGCTACTGACGATGCTGACAATTTAAGCGCATTACAGAGACACTATCCGGAGCTGGAATTAAAACAATGTGATCATTTTGTCGCTATCCGTGGCGCCACTCGCGACTACCTACCATTGGTTGGGCCAATAGCAACCACAGCCAGCGCCCTACATCATTATGCAAAATGGGCTCACGATGCACGCAAACCCATTCATGCCACGCTTGAGCATTATCCCGGCCTATACATTCACGCAGGGCTCGGCTCAAAAGGCTGCACTCATGCCTTTCTCAATGCTGAACTAATTACCGCCATGATCAATGCCGCACCACTACCACTGCCACGCAGCTTGCTTACCCATTTACTACCAGCGCGATTCACAATTCGCGCCATTATCCGGCGTCAATATCTCAACCCTATAGATTACTGA